The window TATATATAATACCGTTTTACACCACAGGAGGAAGTATGCCGGACTTTGCAGAAATGGAACTCGCCAAGGGCCAGATGCCCCTTGAGTACAGCGCCGAAGAAATGGCGCCGGAACGCCTGTCCATGCTGGACCTGATGGAGAAGATCATCGATTACACTGAGGCCATAGGGATAAGCGATCTGCTTTTTCAAAAGGCTTTTCCCGTCGTCAACCTCGCGGCAGAGCGGCTCAACGTGACGCCTATGCAGATGGTTTTGTTTGCCATGCTCTTTAGCAGGTTTAATGCTTCCGCCCTGGACGAGGAGGATCTGGCGAACCTTTTCAGGTGCACCCCAATCAAACTCCTCCGCTACATGAATGACCTTGAGACGCTGCAGAAGAAGAGGCTCATAATCCCCCTGCGCAGAGGACGGGAAGGCAAAGCCTACCGCATTCCCGCCGATGTCGTGAATGCGATAAGGCGGGATGAGGATCTTGCTGCAGAGGTCAAAAAAGATCTCACCATCGATGAATTCTTCAGCGACCTTGAAGATATCTTCGATGCCCAGAACGATGGGGATCTTAGCCAGGAGGGGTTCAACAATGAACTTAAAACTATTGTTGATAATAACATGCATCTCCTCTTCTGCGGGAAGCTTGCGAGCTATAAGCTCTGCGACGAGGATGCGCGGCTCCTTCTCTGCTTCTGCCACCTCTATGTCAACAACTGCGATGACAACATAGGCTTTCACGATTTCGAATTCATCTTTGACAAGAAGTCCCATGCCCGCGCAATTTCCCGCCAGTTCAGGGAGGGCGACCATACCCTTATTTGCGCGAAATTCATCGAGAACACCAACTGCGACGGCTACGTGAACCGCGAAGCCTTCAAGCTTTCGGATTTTTCCAAAAACGAAATGCTCGCCGAAATTGACCTCAAGGAAAGGCAGGTAAAGCGGCGCAAGGGCCTTTTGCTCTGGGAGAGCATAACCGAGAAAAAGCTCTTCTTCAACGAGAAGGAAAACCGCGAGATAGCACGGCTTGTTTCGCTTCTTAAGGAAGAGAACTTCAAAAATATCCAGGAGAAGCTCAGCGGCAACGGTATGAGGAAAGGTTTCGCCTGCCTTTTTTCGGGCAGCCCGGGCACAGGCAAGACCGAGACGGTTTACCAGATAGCCAGGGAGACCCATCGCAGCATCATGGTGGTGGACATTTCCTCGATTAAGGACATGTACGTGGGAGAAACCGAAAAGCACATGAAGGCGGTTTTCGACAACTACCGCACTGCGGTCTCTGCCAGCGACATCGCCCCCATACTCCTCTTTAATGAGGCCGACGCAATCATCGGGAAACGCATGGAATTCGGCGCGTCAAGCCATGCGGTGGATCGCATGGAAAACACCATGCAGAACATTATACTGCAGGAACTCGAAAACCTCTCGGGCATACTCATCGCCACCACGAACCTGACCCGGAATATGGACAAGGCTTTTGAGCGGCGCTTCCTCTACAAGATTGAATTCGAGAAACCCGGCCTTGAAGTGCGCCAGTCCATCTGGCAATCCCTGATGCCCGACCTCGCCGAAAACGA is drawn from Leadbettera azotonutricia ZAS-9 and contains these coding sequences:
- a CDS encoding ATP-binding protein, giving the protein MPDFAEMELAKGQMPLEYSAEEMAPERLSMLDLMEKIIDYTEAIGISDLLFQKAFPVVNLAAERLNVTPMQMVLFAMLFSRFNASALDEEDLANLFRCTPIKLLRYMNDLETLQKKRLIIPLRRGREGKAYRIPADVVNAIRRDEDLAAEVKKDLTIDEFFSDLEDIFDAQNDGDLSQEGFNNELKTIVDNNMHLLFCGKLASYKLCDEDARLLLCFCHLYVNNCDDNIGFHDFEFIFDKKSHARAISRQFREGDHTLICAKFIENTNCDGYVNREAFKLSDFSKNEMLAEIDLKERQVKRRKGLLLWESITEKKLFFNEKENREIARLVSLLKEENFKNIQEKLSGNGMRKGFACLFSGSPGTGKTETVYQIARETHRSIMVVDISSIKDMYVGETEKHMKAVFDNYRTAVSASDIAPILLFNEADAIIGKRMEFGASSHAVDRMENTMQNIILQELENLSGILIATTNLTRNMDKAFERRFLYKIEFEKPGLEVRQSIWQSLMPDLAENEAKELSSRFDFSGGQIENISRKRTVDMILDDAAPSLDDLIASCKEEVLVKENPNVIGFIA